From Variovorax sp. PMC12, the proteins below share one genomic window:
- a CDS encoding ABC transporter permease: MNGRAHLNRLGSLGVLLALVGLWWVASNAGWVSRVFLPTPQATFASLLEGLNLSGTGGNGELLGFTQATVGRMIEGWLLASLFGVLLGAAIGVSPSVRAWVQPTLEFIRPLPASALLPLAISIFGLNPGMVLFVVAFGAMWPVLLATVHGFAAVEPRLSEVASCLQMSRAAYIWKMGLPNAMPDILAGMRLALTIALIVAVVGEMIASQSGLGQAILLAARAFRASDLFAGIVLLGLIGFASNALLAFAEQRLLRWQHP, translated from the coding sequence ATGAATGGCCGCGCGCATCTGAATCGCCTCGGCTCGCTCGGCGTGCTGCTCGCGCTGGTCGGGCTGTGGTGGGTGGCCAGCAACGCGGGCTGGGTCAGCCGCGTGTTCCTGCCCACGCCGCAGGCCACGTTCGCAAGCCTGCTCGAAGGGCTGAATCTCTCGGGCACCGGCGGCAACGGCGAACTGCTCGGCTTCACGCAGGCCACGGTGGGCCGGATGATCGAAGGCTGGCTGCTGGCCTCGCTGTTCGGCGTGCTGCTGGGCGCGGCCATCGGCGTGTCGCCCTCGGTGCGCGCCTGGGTGCAGCCGACGCTGGAGTTCATACGCCCCCTCCCCGCTTCCGCGCTGCTGCCGCTGGCGATTTCCATCTTCGGCCTGAACCCCGGCATGGTGCTCTTCGTGGTCGCCTTCGGCGCGATGTGGCCGGTGCTGCTGGCAACGGTGCACGGCTTCGCTGCGGTGGAGCCGCGCCTGTCGGAAGTGGCGAGCTGCCTGCAGATGTCGCGCGCGGCGTACATCTGGAAGATGGGCCTGCCCAATGCCATGCCCGACATCCTGGCCGGCATGCGCCTGGCGCTGACCATTGCGCTCATCGTCGCGGTGGTGGGCGAAATGATCGCCTCGCAAAGCGGCCTGGGCCAGGCCATCCTGCTGGCGGCGCGCGCTTTCCGCGCCAGCGACCTGTTCGCGGGCATCGTGCTGCTGGGGCTCATCGGCTTCGCGAGCAATGCGCTGCTGGCCTTTGCCGAACAACGCCTGCTGCGCTGGCAGCACCCCTGA
- a CDS encoding cyclase family protein has translation MPRKFVDLSIFLENDVLSDPPAFAPKIQYFTHEQTYEQIEPFFPGLKKEDLPDGEGWAVELVQLSTHNGTHLDAPYHFHSTMDKALGEKKPAIAIHDVPLEWCFQPGVKLDFRHFADGYVVTAADVEAELKRIGHTLSPLEIVVVNTRAGSRYGNPDYVSAGAGMGYEATMYLLERGVRLTGTDAWSWDAPFVHTAKKYGETQDASLIWEGHKAGRDIGYCHIEKLHNLEALPPTGFFISCFPHKIRGASAGWTRAVAIFDDALMASV, from the coding sequence ATGCCACGCAAATTCGTCGACCTGTCGATCTTCCTGGAGAACGACGTGCTGTCCGACCCGCCGGCCTTCGCGCCCAAGATCCAGTACTTCACGCACGAGCAGACCTACGAGCAGATCGAGCCTTTCTTTCCGGGCCTGAAGAAGGAAGACCTGCCCGACGGCGAGGGCTGGGCGGTGGAACTGGTGCAGCTGTCCACGCACAACGGCACGCACCTCGATGCGCCCTATCACTTCCACTCGACCATGGACAAGGCGCTGGGCGAGAAGAAGCCCGCCATCGCCATCCACGACGTGCCGCTCGAGTGGTGCTTCCAGCCCGGCGTGAAGCTCGACTTCCGGCATTTCGCCGACGGCTACGTGGTGACCGCCGCGGACGTCGAGGCCGAGCTCAAGCGCATCGGCCACACGCTGAGCCCGCTGGAGATCGTGGTGGTCAACACGCGCGCCGGTTCGCGCTACGGCAACCCCGACTACGTGTCGGCCGGCGCGGGCATGGGCTATGAAGCGACCATGTACCTGCTGGAGCGCGGTGTGCGCCTCACCGGCACCGACGCATGGAGCTGGGACGCCCCCTTCGTGCACACCGCCAAGAAGTACGGCGAGACGCAAGACGCCTCGCTGATCTGGGAAGGCCACAAGGCCGGCCGCGACATCGGCTACTGCCACATCGAGAAGCTGCACAACCTGGAGGCGCTGCCGCCTACCGGCTTCTTCATCAGCTGCTTTCCGCACAAGATCCGCGGTGCGTCGGCGGGCTGGACCCGCGCGGTCGCGATCTTCGACGACGCGCTGATGGCTTCGGTGTGA